A genomic window from Rosettibacter firmus includes:
- a CDS encoding glycosyltransferase family 4 protein: MAELQKLKKIAFVGNYPPRKCGIATFTYDLRNAVKNQYPQTECIVLALNDKDQDFEYPSEVRFVINKQDINTYQKAADFLNFNNFDIVCLQHEYGIFGGKEGSHILAFLRNLRMPIVTTLHTILNEPNPDQKRVMRELISYSTRLIAMTEKGKIFLKEIYNATEEKIDVIPHGIPDMPFVDPNFYKDRFNVEGKYVILTFGLLSPNKGIEYVLKALPKVISEFPDLVYIVLGATHPNIFKEYGESYRMSLERLAHDLGIKKNVIFYNRFVDAEELKEFIGAADIYITPYLNKAQITSGTLSYSFGCGKAVISTPYWHAEELLSDSRGVIVPFADSDAIAEEIINLLKDETRRHSMRKKAYMLGREMVWNNVAHLYVETFQKARIQRIEILNNISSVKTLNEQSMELPTFKFNHLINLTDSTGIIQHARFTIPHLIEGYCLDDNARAFLLTILLEEIGLMDEQIELLAKRYAAFIQYAFNEKKNRFRNFMDFNRKWKEDIGSDDSQGRALWALGTCVNRSKKRDLQMWATQLFNRTLPLLLELTSPRAWAFGLLGIHEYLQKMSGDRVAIQIQETLSQRLIELYENNSSDEWKWFENYLVYDNARLSQALLITGNSSQNQKAFEIGIESLKWIVELQTSETGYFRPIGSDGWYNRNGSKADFDQQPIAAYETVSACIDAFKVTEDYYWYNKARIAFEWFLGRNDLGLALYDPITGGCYDALHVDRVNLNEGAESTLSFLLSLAEMHRIENLIKSYEHVKSYD, translated from the coding sequence ATGGCAGAACTACAAAAGCTTAAAAAAATAGCGTTTGTTGGTAATTATCCTCCACGTAAGTGTGGAATTGCAACTTTCACTTATGATTTAAGAAATGCTGTTAAAAACCAGTATCCTCAAACTGAATGCATTGTTTTAGCATTAAACGATAAAGATCAGGATTTTGAATATCCATCAGAAGTACGTTTTGTAATTAATAAACAGGACATTAATACTTATCAAAAAGCAGCTGATTTCCTCAATTTTAATAATTTCGATATTGTTTGTTTACAACATGAATACGGAATATTTGGGGGAAAAGAAGGAAGTCATATTTTGGCATTTCTAAGAAATTTAAGAATGCCCATAGTTACTACACTTCATACAATATTAAATGAACCCAATCCCGATCAAAAAAGAGTAATGAGAGAATTAATTTCTTATTCTACCAGATTGATTGCAATGACAGAAAAAGGAAAAATCTTTTTGAAAGAGATTTATAATGCAACCGAAGAAAAAATTGATGTTATTCCTCATGGTATCCCTGATATGCCTTTTGTTGATCCAAATTTTTATAAAGATAGATTTAATGTTGAAGGTAAATATGTAATATTAACTTTTGGTTTATTATCACCAAATAAAGGCATTGAATATGTATTAAAAGCACTACCTAAAGTAATCTCTGAATTCCCTGATTTAGTTTATATTGTTCTTGGTGCAACACACCCAAATATTTTTAAAGAATACGGTGAATCGTATAGAATGAGTCTGGAAAGATTAGCACATGATTTAGGTATAAAAAAGAATGTGATTTTTTATAATAGATTTGTAGATGCAGAAGAATTAAAAGAATTTATTGGAGCTGCTGATATATATATAACGCCTTACTTAAACAAAGCTCAAATCACTTCAGGTACATTATCATATTCATTTGGATGCGGTAAAGCAGTTATATCTACACCATACTGGCATGCAGAAGAGTTACTTTCCGATAGCCGTGGTGTTATTGTACCATTTGCTGATTCGGATGCAATTGCAGAAGAAATTATTAATTTATTGAAAGATGAAACAAGACGACATTCTATGAGAAAAAAAGCTTATATGCTTGGTCGTGAAATGGTCTGGAATAATGTTGCACATCTTTATGTAGAAACTTTTCAGAAAGCAAGAATTCAAAGGATAGAAATTCTCAATAATATTTCTTCTGTTAAAACACTGAATGAACAAAGTATGGAATTACCAACATTTAAATTCAATCACTTAATTAATTTAACTGATTCAACAGGAATAATTCAACATGCAAGATTTACGATACCACATCTAATTGAAGGTTATTGCCTTGATGATAATGCACGAGCATTTTTATTAACAATTTTACTTGAAGAAATTGGCTTGATGGATGAACAAATAGAATTATTAGCAAAAAGATATGCTGCATTTATTCAATATGCATTTAATGAAAAGAAAAACAGATTTAGAAATTTCATGGACTTTAATCGTAAATGGAAAGAAGATATTGGTTCAGATGATTCTCAGGGAAGAGCATTGTGGGCTTTAGGAACATGTGTTAATAGATCAAAGAAGCGAGATTTACAGATGTGGGCTACTCAATTATTTAATAGAACATTACCATTATTATTAGAATTAACTTCACCTCGTGCATGGGCTTTTGGATTACTTGGTATTCATGAATATCTGCAAAAAATGAGTGGTGATAGAGTTGCAATACAAATTCAAGAAACATTAAGTCAAAGGTTGATAGAACTCTATGAAAATAACTCTTCAGATGAGTGGAAGTGGTTTGAAAATTATCTTGTATATGATAATGCTCGGTTATCGCAAGCACTTTTAATTACTGGAAATTCTTCTCAAAATCAAAAAGCATTTGAAATAGGAATTGAATCCCTTAAGTGGATAGTTGAACTTCAAACTTCTGAAACAGGTTATTTTAGACCTATAGGTTCTGACGGCTGGTATAATCGTAATGGAAGTAAAGCAGATTTTGATCAACAACCAATAGCAGCATATGAAACCGTGTCTGCTTGTATTGATGCATTTAAGGTAACAGAAGATTATTACTGGTATAATAAAGCACGCATAGCTTTCGAATGGTTTTTAGGCAGAAATGATCTGGGACTGGCTTTATATGATCCAATTACTGGTGGTTGCTATGATGCTCTTCATGTAGATAGAGTTAATCTTAATGAAGGAGCTGAATCAACTTTATCTTTTTTATTATCACTTGCTGAAATGCACAGGATTGAAAACCTTATTAAATCTTATGAACATGTAAAAAGTTATGATTAA
- a CDS encoding SIR2 family NAD-dependent protein deacylase, translating into MFDKKFLEKLNEAKKIVFFTGAGISAESGIPTFRGADGIWKKMKPEELASFDAFMRNPDLVWEWYQHRRNIINNTKPNAGHYAIAEFEKYYDVTVVTQNIDNLHRRAGSTKIFELHGNIERNYCINCRTFYNSPELEITSGVPKCKKCGGLIRPDVVWFGEVLPQDQFNGAEAAAEYSDICFVVGTSAVVYPAAYIPMSAKQAGSYIVEINIEPTELTRYADYSIFGKAGEVLPQILEEVKKIKS; encoded by the coding sequence ATGTTCGATAAAAAGTTTTTGGAAAAATTAAATGAAGCAAAAAAAATTGTATTCTTTACTGGTGCTGGAATTTCAGCAGAGAGTGGAATCCCTACTTTTCGTGGTGCAGATGGCATCTGGAAAAAAATGAAACCAGAAGAACTTGCCAGTTTTGATGCTTTTATGCGTAATCCTGATCTTGTATGGGAATGGTATCAACATCGTCGAAATATTATTAATAATACAAAACCTAATGCAGGTCATTATGCTATAGCAGAATTTGAAAAATATTATGATGTTACTGTTGTTACACAAAATATTGATAATTTACACAGGAGAGCTGGTTCTACAAAAATTTTTGAACTTCATGGAAATATTGAAAGAAACTATTGCATAAATTGTCGAACATTTTATAATTCACCAGAACTTGAAATAACCAGTGGTGTCCCTAAATGTAAAAAGTGTGGTGGTCTGATAAGACCAGATGTTGTATGGTTTGGAGAAGTACTTCCCCAGGATCAATTTAATGGAGCTGAAGCAGCTGCAGAATATAGTGATATCTGTTTTGTAGTTGGAACTTCTGCTGTAGTCTATCCAGCTGCTTATATTCCAATGAGTGCAAAACAAGCTGGTTCTTACATAGTTGAAATAAATATTGAACCTACAGAATTAACAAGGTATGCTGATTATTCAATATTTGGGAAAGCAGGCGAAGTTCTTCCCCAAATTCTGGAAGAAGTGAAAAAAATAAAAAGTTAA
- a CDS encoding glycosidase — protein MSNSSHELFKRYSNNPIITIEDIPYPANSVFNCGAVSINDETILLLRVEDLRGISHLTVARSKDGIKNWQIDSKPTLLPDPINYPEEIWGIEDPRITYLDELKKYAITYTAYSHGGPLVSLAMTEDFKNFERYGAILPPEDKDAALFPVRFGNRWAMLHRPIISTPYSAAHIWISFSPDLIHWGEHRILIRAREGAWWDANKIGLSPPPIQIPEGWLVLYHGVKKTAGGAIYRLGLVLLDLKDPTKVLRRSDEWIFGPREYYEREGDVDDVVFPCGWIVNDDEVRLYYGAADTCIALATAKLSELRKYILSSPVPEESLRWG, from the coding sequence ATGAGTAACTCTTCTCATGAATTATTTAAACGATATTCTAATAATCCAATTATTACAATTGAAGATATTCCTTATCCAGCAAATTCAGTTTTTAATTGTGGAGCAGTATCAATTAATGATGAAACAATTTTATTACTGCGTGTTGAAGATTTAAGAGGTATTTCACATTTAACAGTTGCACGTAGTAAAGATGGAATAAAAAACTGGCAAATAGATTCAAAACCTACATTATTACCAGATCCAATAAATTATCCTGAAGAAATTTGGGGAATTGAAGATCCAAGAATAACTTACCTTGATGAATTAAAAAAATATGCAATTACTTATACAGCATATTCACATGGTGGTCCATTAGTTTCACTTGCAATGACGGAAGATTTTAAAAATTTTGAGAGATATGGAGCAATATTACCCCCAGAAGATAAAGATGCTGCTCTTTTTCCTGTTCGATTTGGAAATCGTTGGGCAATGCTTCATCGTCCAATAATTTCTACTCCATATTCTGCTGCTCATATCTGGATTTCTTTTTCGCCTGATTTAATTCATTGGGGAGAACATAGAATTTTAATTAGAGCACGAGAAGGAGCATGGTGGGATGCAAACAAAATAGGATTATCACCGCCCCCAATTCAAATTCCAGAGGGCTGGTTGGTTTTATATCATGGAGTAAAGAAAACAGCTGGTGGAGCTATTTATCGACTTGGTCTGGTTCTTCTTGATTTGAAAGATCCTACAAAAGTATTACGAAGAAGTGATGAATGGATTTTTGGTCCTCGCGAATACTATGAAAGAGAAGGAGATGTTGATGATGTTGTTTTCCCTTGTGGATGGATTGTTAATGATGATGAAGTGAGATTATATTATGGAGCAGCAGATACTTGTATTGCTCTTGCAACTGCAAAACTTAGCGAATTAAGAAAATATATACTCTCAAGTCCAGTACCCGAAGAATCATTAAGATGGGGCTGA
- a CDS encoding M24 family metallopeptidase yields MQKELILEKIEQAAKILSEKDIDMWLIYVRETGNIKDPMMDMLVGTNATWQSAFIITKDGNTHAIIGSLEYENMKTIGTYKNIHPYLKSIKEKFLDVIEQIKPNKIAINYSRNSSLADGLTHGLYLELLDHLKDTDYINRFISSEEIVSTLRGRKSPKELELIKKAIKETLNIFDEVTNYMKPGMTEKQIASFVHNLVKERGYELAWDKEYCPSVFTGPDTAGAHSGPTDRIIEPGHVVNLDFGLKIDGYCSDLQRTWYILKPNEDTPPDEVQKGFNVIHEAITKAANELRAGKKGWEIDEVARNYIQINGYSEFPHGLGHQVGRSVHDGGALLGPKWERYGNLPFLEIEEGNVFTLEPRLTIDNYGIATIEEMVLVTNNGCEFLSERQKELYLIK; encoded by the coding sequence ATGCAAAAAGAATTAATACTCGAAAAGATTGAACAAGCAGCAAAAATATTATCCGAAAAAGATATTGATATGTGGCTTATTTATGTAAGAGAAACAGGAAATATTAAAGATCCTATGATGGATATGCTTGTAGGAACCAATGCTACCTGGCAATCGGCTTTTATAATTACAAAAGATGGAAATACTCATGCCATCATTGGCTCACTCGAATATGAAAACATGAAAACAATTGGGACATATAAAAATATTCATCCTTACCTCAAATCCATAAAGGAAAAATTTCTTGATGTAATCGAACAAATTAAACCAAATAAAATAGCAATTAATTATTCAAGAAATTCCAGTCTTGCAGATGGACTTACACATGGTCTCTACCTTGAATTACTTGACCACTTAAAAGATACTGATTACATAAACAGATTTATTTCTTCTGAAGAAATTGTTTCTACACTAAGAGGAAGAAAATCCCCAAAGGAATTAGAACTTATTAAAAAGGCTATTAAAGAAACATTAAACATTTTCGATGAAGTTACCAATTACATGAAACCAGGAATGACAGAAAAACAAATAGCCAGCTTTGTGCATAATCTTGTTAAAGAAAGAGGTTATGAACTTGCATGGGATAAGGAATACTGTCCTTCTGTTTTTACTGGACCTGATACTGCTGGTGCTCACTCCGGTCCAACTGATAGAATAATTGAACCTGGACATGTAGTTAATTTAGATTTCGGATTAAAGATTGATGGTTATTGTTCCGATTTACAAAGAACTTGGTATATATTAAAACCAAATGAAGATACTCCCCCAGATGAAGTTCAGAAAGGTTTTAATGTAATTCACGAAGCAATCACAAAAGCTGCAAATGAATTAAGAGCCGGAAAAAAAGGGTGGGAAATAGATGAGGTTGCAAGAAATTATATTCAGATTAATGGTTATAGTGAGTTTCCACATGGACTTGGACACCAGGTTGGTCGCTCTGTGCATGATGGTGGTGCACTTTTAGGACCAAAATGGGAACGCTATGGCAATCTGCCTTTTCTTGAAATAGAAGAAGGAAATGTATTCACACTTGAACCCAGATTAACAATTGACAATTATGGAATTGCAACTATCGAAGAGATGGTTCTTGTAACAAATAATGGTTGTGAATTTTTATCAGAAAGACAAAAGGAATTGTATTTGATTAAATAG
- the queE gene encoding 7-carboxy-7-deazaguanine synthase QueE — protein MLKVNEIFYSIQGESSKAGLPCVFVRLTYCNLRCTYCDTAYAFYEGSDYSIDDIIKKIDEYKCKLVEITGGEPLFQKESLELMKRLCDKGYEVMLETGGSLPIQDVDKRVKIIMDLKCPSSGMMKKNLYENINYIKSTDEIKFVIGTREDYDWAKEIISKYDLLNKCTVLFSVVFNQLEPIQLANWILEDKLNVRFQLQLHKYIWHPETRGV, from the coding sequence ATGCTAAAAGTTAATGAAATATTTTATTCTATTCAGGGAGAAAGCTCAAAAGCTGGTCTTCCATGTGTTTTTGTTAGACTAACTTATTGCAATTTAAGATGCACTTATTGCGATACTGCTTATGCTTTTTACGAAGGAAGTGATTATTCAATAGATGATATAATTAAAAAAATTGATGAATATAAATGTAAACTGGTTGAAATTACTGGAGGAGAACCTTTATTCCAGAAAGAATCTCTTGAGCTAATGAAACGTCTATGTGATAAAGGATATGAAGTAATGCTCGAAACAGGAGGAAGCTTACCAATTCAGGATGTTGACAAACGTGTTAAGATAATAATGGATCTAAAATGTCCATCGAGTGGAATGATGAAAAAAAATCTTTATGAGAATATAAATTATATTAAATCCACTGATGAAATAAAATTTGTAATTGGTACAAGAGAAGATTATGATTGGGCAAAAGAAATAATTTCAAAATATGATTTATTAAATAAATGCACAGTTCTCTTTTCGGTAGTCTTCAATCAGCTTGAACCAATTCAACTTGCTAATTGGATACTGGAAGATAAACTAAATGTTCGTTTTCAGCTTCAATTACATAAATACATCTGGCATCCAGAAACAAGGGGAGTATAA
- a CDS encoding 6-pyruvoyl trahydropterin synthase family protein, which yields MKIAKEFRWEMGHRLTFHKGKCKNLHGHSYKCLIEVTGEIDKNGMVIDYYDLSTIINPVIEELDHSIMVYREDKELLSALEILNSKKVVVNFESTAENICLYLIEKIKPNLPSHIKFIKVKVFETENTYAEEEASL from the coding sequence ATGAAAATCGCAAAAGAATTTAGATGGGAAATGGGTCATAGATTAACTTTTCATAAAGGTAAATGTAAAAACCTTCACGGACATTCATATAAATGTTTGATTGAAGTTACAGGTGAAATAGATAAAAATGGAATGGTGATTGACTATTATGATTTATCAACAATTATAAATCCTGTAATTGAAGAATTAGACCATTCGATTATGGTTTACAGAGAAGACAAAGAATTATTATCAGCACTTGAAATATTGAATTCAAAAAAAGTTGTTGTAAACTTTGAATCTACAGCCGAAAATATTTGTCTTTATTTAATTGAGAAAATTAAACCTAATCTTCCTTCTCACATAAAATTTATAAAAGTAAAAGTTTTTGAAACAGAGAATACATATGCCGAAGAAGAAGCTTCGTTGTAA
- a CDS encoding MBL fold metallo-hydrolase: MIKNILFTMIFLCLQVISNAQLNFEIDTIATSQGKLVISFIGHGTLMMNFNNLVIHIDPVYRYADYSKLPKADIILITHHHGDHLDLKAIDTLKKENTKIICTELCYAQLKTGTIMKNGDIQKVYDINIEAVPAYNIVHKNNNGNPFHLKGQCNGYVITFGDKRIYIAGDTENIPEMKDLKNIDIAFLPMNLPYTMTPEMVADAVNMINPKVLYPYHYGNTNVKELIELLKDKKDCEIRIRKMN, translated from the coding sequence ATGATAAAAAATATTTTATTCACTATGATTTTTCTATGTTTGCAAGTAATATCGAATGCCCAATTAAATTTTGAGATCGATACTATCGCAACATCGCAAGGGAAGTTAGTAATTAGTTTTATTGGACATGGTACATTAATGATGAATTTTAATAATCTGGTTATCCATATTGATCCTGTCTATAGATATGCAGATTATTCAAAACTTCCGAAAGCAGATATTATTTTGATTACACATCATCATGGAGACCATCTTGATTTGAAAGCTATTGATACATTAAAAAAAGAGAATACAAAAATTATATGTACTGAATTGTGTTATGCACAATTAAAGACTGGAACTATAATGAAGAATGGTGATATACAAAAAGTTTATGATATTAATATAGAAGCAGTTCCAGCTTATAATATTGTTCACAAAAATAATAATGGAAATCCTTTTCATTTAAAAGGTCAATGCAATGGATATGTAATTACATTTGGTGATAAAAGAATTTATATAGCTGGAGATACAGAGAATATACCAGAAATGAAAGATTTAAAAAATATTGATATTGCCTTTTTACCAATGAATTTGCCTTATACAATGACACCTGAAATGGTTGCTGATGCAGTAAATATGATTAATCCTAAAGTTCTTTATCCTTATCATTATGGAAATACAAATGTAAAAGAATTAATTGAGTTGCTTAAGGATAAAAAAGATTGTGAAATTCGAATTAGAAAAATGAATTAA
- a CDS encoding HAMP domain-containing sensor histidine kinase, with protein sequence MDNLELKTYFDTPERSSAEEIIRDYLLFHLNPIITQILEGIPELAVIINKNRQIVAFNKKAAEVFHISETEKLLGNRIGEALNCIYSKEMEAGCGTSKYCCECGAAKAIKFTDDNKINTVEESKIIANLNGKEFYYEFLVNTQPIKFKDSEFILFTVKDISSQKRKEALERIFFHDILNTASAIEGIAKLLSKVDNEEESNELIRALNEASNQLLNEIISQRDLRNAEDGKLNVDIKIISTIDFLKAVEEVYKNHELAKNKNLIVEYPSECNEFECDRTLLLRSLGNLIKNALEASDEKDDIIKIYSYCNHEYVYFNVYNNKVIPENIQLQLFQRSFSTKSTKGRGLGLYSVKLIVEQYLKGKVTFVSNDALGTIFTIQIPIKFNAN encoded by the coding sequence ATGGATAACTTAGAATTAAAAACTTACTTCGATACTCCAGAACGCTCAAGTGCAGAAGAAATTATAAGAGATTATTTGCTTTTTCATCTAAATCCCATTATTACTCAAATTCTTGAAGGTATACCTGAATTAGCAGTAATAATAAATAAAAACAGGCAAATAGTAGCTTTTAATAAAAAAGCTGCAGAAGTTTTTCATATTTCTGAGACCGAAAAATTACTGGGTAATAGAATTGGAGAGGCTTTAAATTGTATTTATAGTAAAGAAATGGAAGCAGGGTGTGGTACATCTAAATATTGTTGTGAATGTGGAGCAGCAAAAGCCATTAAGTTTACAGATGATAATAAAATAAATACTGTAGAAGAATCTAAAATAATTGCAAATCTTAATGGGAAAGAATTTTATTATGAATTTTTGGTAAATACACAACCAATCAAGTTTAAGGATTCCGAGTTTATACTTTTTACCGTGAAAGATATCTCAAGTCAAAAAAGAAAAGAAGCATTAGAAAGAATTTTTTTCCATGATATATTAAATACTGCGAGTGCGATAGAAGGAATTGCAAAATTATTAAGTAAAGTAGACAATGAAGAAGAAAGTAATGAACTAATAAGAGCATTGAACGAGGCTTCGAATCAGTTATTAAATGAAATAATATCTCAGCGTGATTTAAGGAATGCTGAAGATGGGAAATTGAATGTAGATATAAAAATTATTTCCACAATAGATTTCTTAAAAGCAGTTGAAGAAGTGTATAAAAATCATGAACTGGCAAAAAATAAAAATTTAATTGTAGAATATCCTTCGGAATGTAATGAATTTGAGTGTGATAGAACATTGCTCTTACGCTCACTTGGTAACTTAATAAAAAATGCATTAGAAGCTTCTGATGAAAAAGATGATATTATTAAAATATATTCATATTGCAACCACGAGTATGTCTATTTCAATGTTTATAATAATAAAGTTATCCCAGAAAATATTCAGTTACAATTATTTCAAAGATCTTTCAGTACAAAAAGTACGAAAGGGAGAGGCTTGGGTCTTTACAGTGTAAAATTAATTGTTGAACAATATCTTAAAGGAAAAGTAACTTTTGTATCTAATGATGCACTGGGTACTATTTTTACAATACAAATCCCAATTAAATTTAATGCAAATTAA
- the rpsT gene encoding 30S ribosomal protein S20 translates to MAHHKSAEKRIRQTIKRTQRNKAALSKIKTLIKKVYNTKDKVLAEKYFKEAVSTLDKQAAKGRIHKNNAARKKSALAKYLNSLLTATN, encoded by the coding sequence ATGGCTCATCATAAGTCAGCAGAAAAAAGAATTAGACAAACGATCAAAAGAACACAAAGAAACAAAGCTGCTTTATCTAAAATTAAAACTCTAATTAAGAAAGTCTACAATACAAAAGATAAAGTATTAGCAGAAAAATATTTCAAAGAAGCTGTGTCTACACTTGATAAGCAGGCAGCTAAAGGTAGAATCCATAAAAATAATGCTGCAAGAAAAAAATCTGCTTTAGCAAAATATCTTAACAGTCTATTAACAGCTACAAATTGA
- a CDS encoding chemotaxis protein CheW, with the protein MEGKYLKFSLNNEHYGIEILKIIEIIKMINITPVPNTPRYVKGVINLRGNIVPVVDLRLKLNMPEKEYDSKTRIIIVEDKINGLNIRVGLIVDEVEAVYDVKSTEIEETPDFGTGNKDEYILALAKTETAIFILLNLSIILKPENRSQNNY; encoded by the coding sequence ATGGAAGGGAAATATTTAAAGTTTTCACTGAACAATGAACACTATGGAATTGAAATACTAAAAATTATCGAAATAATTAAAATGATCAATATTACCCCTGTTCCTAACACACCAAGATATGTAAAGGGTGTAATTAATCTAAGAGGTAATATAGTTCCTGTTGTCGATTTAAGATTAAAACTCAATATGCCAGAAAAAGAATATGATAGTAAAACAAGAATTATAATTGTAGAAGATAAAATTAATGGATTGAATATTAGAGTGGGTTTAATAGTCGACGAGGTTGAAGCTGTTTACGATGTTAAATCAACTGAAATTGAAGAAACTCCAGATTTTGGTACAGGCAACAAAGATGAATATATATTAGCACTGGCAAAAACAGAAACTGCAATTTTTATTTTATTGAATCTCTCAATTATTTTAAAACCTGAAAACAGAAGTCAAAATAATTATTAA
- a CDS encoding NTP transferase domain-containing protein: protein MNNSENIYELIKNYSDIFDYNKKETAIILAAGHGKRIKSQTSKMLHKIWEIPTVERVFNACAKGLSDANIIIVVGIKAKEVIETIGRKESLIYAYQEVQKGTGHAVQIALEKIDPSKYDGTIYVFPGDMGLIDADTVRFFKNEFISSNSDMIVLTGIYEGNIQNNYYGRIIRVKDKDARGNKVVKNKGKVIEILEYKDILNLDDKKKYKTKYKGKEFSYSKKELLENREFNSGVYAFKFKPLVELIPKLESNNVQNEIYLTDLIGLFNKNNYTVSAISPKQQYVLMGFNNKSVLKEMDSIARKLAYEKLKDIILIDDPEDFFIDDDVIDDIIKMDKLGEPLDIKIGKGVYIGKGAKLNYNLNLMKNVFLNGDIRFGKNVTIRENAHLSCYPDQILQIGNNVEIFWGDVIKGNVTIGDNCSIESGVRITGSNEFPVKINNNVTIKGVTYIFGSIIDDNIFIEHSVLIKKLIKKPEGFTGNQYKIRFYLPEPEGKEAIHDLL from the coding sequence ATGAATAACTCAGAAAACATCTATGAGTTAATTAAAAATTATTCGGACATTTTTGATTATAATAAAAAAGAAACTGCAATAATACTTGCAGCAGGTCATGGCAAAAGAATAAAATCACAAACTTCGAAAATGTTACATAAAATATGGGAAATACCAACTGTTGAAAGAGTATTCAATGCATGTGCTAAAGGTTTAAGTGATGCAAATATTATAATTGTTGTTGGCATCAAAGCTAAAGAAGTAATAGAAACTATAGGAAGAAAAGAATCTTTAATTTATGCCTATCAAGAAGTTCAAAAAGGAACAGGTCATGCAGTTCAAATAGCTCTCGAAAAAATTGATCCTTCGAAATACGATGGAACTATTTATGTTTTTCCAGGAGATATGGGATTAATTGATGCTGATACTGTAAGATTCTTTAAAAATGAATTTATATCATCAAATTCAGATATGATTGTATTGACTGGTATTTATGAAGGAAATATTCAAAATAATTACTACGGTAGAATAATTAGAGTAAAAGATAAAGATGCTCGAGGGAATAAAGTTGTTAAGAACAAAGGCAAAGTAATTGAAATACTCGAATATAAAGATATTCTAAATCTGGATGATAAAAAGAAATATAAAACAAAATATAAAGGGAAAGAATTTTCATATTCAAAAAAAGAATTACTTGAAAATCGTGAATTTAATAGTGGTGTTTATGCTTTTAAGTTCAAACCCTTAGTAGAATTAATACCAAAATTAGAAAGCAACAATGTCCAAAATGAAATTTATTTAACAGATTTAATTGGTTTGTTTAATAAAAACAATTATACAGTCTCTGCTATAAGTCCAAAGCAACAATATGTATTAATGGGCTTCAATAATAAATCAGTACTTAAAGAAATGGATTCTATTGCAAGAAAACTTGCATATGAAAAATTAAAAGACATAATATTAATTGATGACCCAGAAGATTTCTTTATAGACGATGATGTAATTGATGATATAATTAAAATGGATAAACTTGGTGAACCACTTGATATTAAAATAGGAAAGGGAGTTTATATTGGAAAAGGAGCTAAGTTAAATTACAATCTTAATTTAATGAAAAATGTTTTTTTAAATGGCGACATCAGGTTCGGGAAGAATGTAACGATCCGAGAAAATGCTCATCTTTCATGCTATCCAGATCAAATTTTACAAATTGGCAATAATGTAGAAATTTTCTGGGGCGATGTTATTAAAGGAAATGTTACAATTGGCGATAATTGCTCAATTGAATCTGGAGTTAGAATTACTGGCAGTAATGAATTCCCTGTAAAAATTAATAACAATGTTACAATTAAAGGTGTAACTTATATTTTTGGTTCTATTATAGATGATAACATCTTTATAGAACACTCTGTATTAATTAAGAAATTAATTAAGAAACCAGAAGGATTTACTGGAAACCAGTACAAAATTAGATTTTATTTGCCCGAGCCAGAAGGGAAAGAAGCTATCCATGATTTATTATAA